In one Cervus canadensis isolate Bull #8, Minnesota chromosome 22, ASM1932006v1, whole genome shotgun sequence genomic region, the following are encoded:
- the LOC122424259 gene encoding cathelicidin-1-like produces MQSSSSGGKQQRPGSAKCWRLTPEYTPLPRILRSPWCGVRGDVDRAWSLPRLEDSTPLSNPACDTSMDPRRGPDIVREMEKPFLHFARGPPCPLPSNPMKQQQGLRQVHLAPWEEGRDGAGQVESLQQGQAEHKRGSLGLGGGRLGIMETQRASLSLRHWALWLLLLGLVLPSASAQALSYREAVLRAVDQLNEQSSEPNIYRLLELDQPPQDDEDPDTPKRVSFRVKETVCSRTTQQPPEQCDFKENGLLKRCEGTVTLDQVRGNFDITCNNHQSIRITKQPWAPPQAARVCRIVVLRVCR; encoded by the exons GCAGTGCCAAGTGTTGGAGGCTGACTCCTGAATACACTCCTTTACCCCGAATCCTGAGGAGCCCATGGTGTGGAGTCAGAGGGGATGTAGACCGTGCCTGGTCCCTCCCTCGACTGGAGGACTCAACCCCTTTGAGCAACCCTGCCTGTGACACTTCCATGGACCCCAGGAGAGGCCCAGATATTGTCAGGGAGATGGAGAAACCATTTCTTCACTTTGCACGGGGGcctccctgcccactgcccagcAATCCCATGAAGCAACAGCAGGGGCTGAGGCAAGTCCACCTCgcaccctgggaggagggcagggatgggGCAGGTCAGGTTGAGTCTTTGCAACAGGGCCAGGCTGAGCATAAAAGGGGGTCCCTCGGGCTGGGAGGAGGCAGATTGGGGATCATGGAGACCCAGAGGGCCAGCCTCTCGCTGAGACACTGGGCACTGTGGCTACTGCTCCTGGGACTAGTGCTGCCCTCGGCCAGCGCCCAGGCCCTCAGCTACAGGGAGGCCGTGCTTCGTGCTGTGGATCAGCTCAATGAGCAATCCTCAGAACCTAATATTTACCGTCTTCTCGAGCTGGACCAGCCTCCTCAGGAT GATGAAGACCCAGACACCCCGAAGCGGGTGAGCTTCAGGGTGAAGGAGACCGTGTGTTCCAGGACCACCCAGCAGCCCCCGGAGCAGTGTGACTTCAAGGAGAATGGG CTGTTGAAACGGTGTGAGGGGACAGTCACCCTGGACCAGGTCAGGGGTAACTTCGACATCACCTGTAATAAT CACCAGAGCATCAGGATAACAAAGCAACCATGGGCGCCTCCACAAGCAGCCCGAGTATGTCGCATCGTCGTGCTAAGGGTTTGCAGATAA